One genomic segment of Bacteroides caccae includes these proteins:
- a CDS encoding outer membrane beta-barrel protein — translation MKICRLGGLLLLLFCMHTTVYAQQVRTVRGRVQMLETGSERKQSLPSASIVVLEKMDSAFVKGTASDKNGRFTLTYQPQKKKEYLLKVSFMGMQSFYRALGDSVSINAGTIVLKDDDLQIDEVVVTGKLREVVMEGDTTVINASAYKTPEGAYLEDLVKRIPGLVYNKKDHSLTYNGQPISEINVNGESFFSGDKKTALENLPANLISKLKVYDKKSKEEEFTGISSGEKKYVLDLQTKDELNKTWLTNATVGYGNNKKKDLEAQVNYFRKNGENLSFIARSTNRYQNSTYKDNINNSLGLNMAHKFGGKFSLNGHVNYNLNRNGNISSMYQEQYLTGGNQYSASANEGNSKGRSVNSSLLGEWKVDKSTRVNFSGNFGYTPNQNESNSQSASFDAPPGVNHENLFSDFESVPRDIKVNRSENRSRSENESHRYHWAMGVMRRLNEKGTTLGLNIQNSDSWGNNESFSLSETTYFRLKDKNGNDSVLYRNQYLKSPQRNNSWRVGLSFTQPVGKKVRLRVAYNWSTRYERSNRDTYELSSLASSDIYGELPSGYEAGYVDSLSNRSHSRSNGHDLNVGVNYSDDTWMFNASLGVTPQRRTIDRKVGKLYADTAMNMIDFQPMIWMSWRKKEMRVSLNYNGNTRQPSLSDLMPLTDNSNPLYITRGNPDLKQMFSHNIRLNFQNSPKGISANLGGQVEQNSVTQVMIYDVQTGGRETYPVNINGNWNLSAGASWWKRFGHFSLRLDMSGNHSNRVGMINEDKSLQPEKSTTRDTGLNCEAQASYQPSWGGIDLSTSWNYQYSLNSLNDNDTYTRYYNFGLNGYVDFPFGLQLRTDATYNLRSGTNIQKGEDDEILWNAGATWRFLKKKEAELSAYWADILGKKKSYGRMATSDGFYEYRTQEIKGYFIVTFKYNFRLMM, via the coding sequence ATGAAAATTTGCAGACTGGGCGGATTACTTTTACTGTTATTTTGTATGCATACAACAGTGTATGCGCAACAGGTGAGGACTGTCAGGGGAAGGGTACAAATGCTGGAAACCGGAAGTGAAAGGAAACAATCTTTGCCTTCTGCCAGTATTGTCGTCTTGGAAAAGATGGACTCTGCTTTTGTAAAAGGTACGGCAAGTGACAAAAACGGTCGATTTACTCTAACTTATCAGCCACAGAAAAAGAAAGAATATCTGTTGAAGGTTTCATTTATGGGAATGCAGTCTTTCTACCGTGCATTGGGAGATTCCGTATCTATAAATGCGGGCACTATCGTACTGAAGGATGATGACCTTCAGATTGATGAGGTGGTAGTGACCGGAAAATTGAGGGAAGTGGTTATGGAAGGAGATACGACTGTTATCAATGCTTCTGCCTACAAAACTCCCGAAGGAGCTTATCTGGAAGACTTGGTGAAACGTATTCCCGGACTGGTGTATAACAAAAAAGACCATTCATTGACTTACAACGGTCAGCCTATCAGCGAAATTAATGTAAATGGGGAGTCTTTCTTTTCAGGAGATAAAAAGACCGCGCTTGAGAATCTGCCGGCAAACTTGATTAGCAAGTTAAAGGTGTACGACAAGAAATCAAAAGAGGAAGAATTTACGGGAATCAGTTCGGGAGAAAAGAAATATGTGCTTGACTTGCAAACCAAGGATGAACTGAATAAGACTTGGCTGACAAATGCGACGGTAGGGTATGGCAATAATAAGAAGAAGGATCTGGAGGCACAAGTGAATTATTTCCGTAAGAATGGGGAAAACCTGTCTTTTATAGCCCGTTCTACTAATAGATATCAGAACAGTACATACAAAGATAATATCAATAATTCGCTGGGATTGAATATGGCACATAAATTTGGTGGAAAGTTTTCTTTGAATGGCCATGTGAATTATAATCTTAACAGGAACGGGAATATATCTTCTATGTATCAGGAGCAGTATTTGACTGGTGGCAACCAATATTCGGCCTCTGCCAACGAAGGAAACTCTAAAGGGCGGTCGGTCAATTCCAGCTTGTTGGGAGAGTGGAAAGTAGATAAAAGCACGCGTGTCAACTTCAGTGGAAATTTCGGGTATACTCCTAATCAAAATGAAAGTAACAGTCAGAGTGCTTCTTTTGACGCTCCTCCCGGCGTAAACCATGAGAACTTGTTCAGTGATTTTGAGTCTGTTCCCCGGGATATAAAGGTGAACCGTAGTGAGAATCGGTCACGGTCGGAAAATGAATCCCACCGCTACCATTGGGCAATGGGAGTGATGAGACGCCTGAACGAAAAAGGAACAACTCTGGGACTGAATATTCAGAATTCCGATTCGTGGGGAAATAATGAAAGTTTCTCTCTTTCCGAGACTACCTATTTTCGCTTGAAGGATAAGAATGGGAATGACTCGGTACTTTATCGTAACCAGTATTTGAAGTCACCCCAGCGCAATAATTCCTGGCGGGTGGGACTTTCGTTTACTCAACCTGTCGGAAAGAAGGTACGTCTGCGGGTGGCATATAACTGGAGTACCCGGTATGAACGGAGTAACCGCGATACTTATGAATTGTCTTCCCTGGCGAGTTCGGATATTTACGGTGAGTTACCTTCCGGTTACGAGGCGGGGTATGTAGATAGTTTGAGCAACCGTAGCCACAGCCGCAGTAATGGGCACGACCTGAATGTAGGAGTCAACTATTCGGATGACACATGGATGTTTAACGCATCACTGGGGGTTACGCCGCAAAGGCGTACCATTGACCGGAAAGTAGGGAAACTTTATGCGGATACTGCCATGAATATGATTGATTTCCAACCTATGATATGGATGAGTTGGCGGAAGAAAGAGATGCGTGTCAGCCTGAATTATAACGGTAATACCCGGCAGCCTTCTTTGTCGGATTTGATGCCGTTGACGGATAATAGCAATCCGCTGTATATCACCCGTGGAAATCCTGACTTGAAGCAGATGTTTAGTCATAATATACGTCTGAATTTTCAGAACTCACCTAAAGGTATATCTGCAAACCTAGGCGGACAGGTGGAGCAAAACAGTGTTACACAAGTCATGATATATGACGTGCAGACCGGTGGACGCGAAACGTATCCGGTCAATATAAACGGTAATTGGAATTTGTCCGCAGGGGCTAGCTGGTGGAAACGTTTTGGACATTTCTCTTTAAGATTGGATATGTCCGGTAATCATAGTAACCGTGTAGGTATGATTAATGAAGATAAAAGCTTACAGCCGGAAAAGAGTACAACCCGTGATACCGGATTGAATTGTGAGGCACAGGCGTCTTATCAACCTTCTTGGGGAGGCATTGACTTATCTACTTCCTGGAATTACCAATACTCGCTTAATTCTTTGAACGATAATGATACCTATACGCGTTATTATAATTTCGGTCTGAATGGTTATGTTGATTTTCCTTTCGGGTTGCAGTTGCGCACAGATGCTACGTATAATCTTCGTAGCGGAACGAATATTCAGAAAGGGGAAGATGATGAAATATTGTGGAATGCCGGTGCTACATGGCGTTTCCTGAAGAAGAAGGAAGCGGAATTGTCGGCTTATTGGGCGGATATTCTGGGAAAGAAAAAAAGTTATGGGCGTATGGCTACTTCTGATGGCTTTTATGAGTATCGTACGCAGGAAATAAAGGGATATTTCATCGTCACTTTTAAATATAACTTTCGTTTGATGATGTGA
- a CDS encoding DUF5074 domain-containing protein: MKRYFVLAVVALGLVFTACDEEENLNSSVWIGSESESNVIAQLDTLYLDARIENLSGAMRYLWTVDGKEVSTASTYKFSQPKTGEYVIGLAVSDDKGENLQTTMTAKVEGRFGKGAFILNEGNMGNETGTLTFVDSKGIAVDSAYYRVNQTLLGNVCQDLFISDNKMYILSQNGAKNGGEGLLTIANATSLEKEKVYDNTTLSWPSNLAVVGENLYIRDNNGVYMLDTSTEVLTFVEGTKGALKNRMAVVGDKAFVMGNKQLFVIQNGTVIHIISFESALSGVAKTYDGNLWVSCTKPASIIKVSPVDYKTIDSHTLNVSIGAGWGVAPAFSAKDDIIYFSNAGFKLYRHVFSQNETEEVADIKEYVEDAGIYYNSLGVDPVSGEVYFATLKGYADYKTNDIAIFDFNKTPALQFDIKNKNSFPAGVFFTENFK; the protein is encoded by the coding sequence ATGAAAAGGTATTTTGTATTGGCAGTTGTTGCCTTGGGGCTGGTTTTTACAGCATGTGATGAGGAGGAAAATTTGAACTCATCTGTATGGATCGGGAGTGAATCGGAAAGTAATGTGATTGCGCAGTTAGATACATTGTATCTGGATGCCCGGATTGAAAATCTGTCTGGGGCGATGAGATATTTGTGGACAGTAGACGGAAAGGAAGTTTCAACCGCTTCAACATATAAGTTTTCACAGCCTAAGACTGGAGAGTATGTTATAGGACTGGCGGTATCGGATGATAAGGGAGAAAACCTTCAAACGACTATGACAGCCAAGGTGGAAGGGCGGTTTGGCAAAGGTGCCTTTATTTTGAATGAAGGAAATATGGGGAATGAAACCGGAACTTTGACTTTTGTGGATTCAAAAGGCATAGCGGTAGATAGTGCATATTATCGGGTAAATCAAACTTTGCTTGGTAATGTCTGTCAAGACCTGTTTATCAGTGATAATAAGATGTATATACTTTCTCAAAATGGAGCCAAAAATGGTGGTGAAGGGCTGCTGACTATTGCGAATGCTACTAGTTTGGAGAAAGAAAAGGTTTATGATAATACTACTTTGTCCTGGCCGTCCAATTTGGCTGTAGTCGGAGAGAATCTTTATATTCGTGATAATAATGGAGTTTATATGCTGGATACTTCCACCGAAGTTCTGACTTTTGTTGAGGGGACGAAAGGCGCTTTGAAAAATCGTATGGCTGTGGTTGGAGACAAAGCTTTTGTGATGGGCAATAAGCAACTTTTTGTTATTCAAAACGGGACTGTTATACATATTATTTCTTTTGAAAGCGCTTTATCCGGTGTTGCTAAAACATATGATGGAAATTTGTGGGTTTCATGTACAAAGCCTGCGAGTATTATAAAAGTCAGTCCGGTTGATTATAAGACTATTGATTCTCATACTTTGAATGTCAGTATTGGTGCCGGGTGGGGAGTTGCCCCTGCTTTTTCTGCTAAAGATGATATTATCTATTTCAGTAATGCCGGCTTTAAGCTATACCGACATGTTTTTTCTCAGAATGAGACGGAAGAAGTTGCTGATATAAAAGAGTATGTGGAGGATGCAGGGATTTATTATAACAGTTTGGGAGTTGATCCGGTGAGTGGGGAAGTTTATTTTGCCACTCTGAAAGGATATGCAGATTATAAAACCAATGATATTGCTATTTTTGATTTCAATAAAACACCGGCTTTACAGTTTGATATAAAAAATAAGAATAGTTTTCCGGCAGGAGTTTTCTTTACGGAGAATTTTAAGTGA
- a CDS encoding PKD-like domain-containing protein yields the protein MDRKILRLALVIAVSLFVGTVFTGCNDGEDASEPYLLKKEDIRVSQPEGGFAVVVDQLLKVRVESESDEGISYLWLLDGSEIARTKDLEYMFEEVGEYELILRASQGENHYDYLFTVTVTFDNIEPAPEGATAYITKVLDFVPAVGQFTNALPAYDEGDTQEVMNEKVLAAIGNNKKGMISLGGFGGYVVVGFDHTITNVTGKRDFRVLGNAFYSAANPDSDAPEGGSCEPGVIMVAYDKNQNGMPDEDEWYEIAGSAHEDAALELWYDKAVAAGNDVETYRNYEITYYRPEKEPETSEEREKYIRWEDNRGNSGYKVKNTFHNQCYFPEWIKEDKITFKGTCLPQNAVDESGQGNYFVLYKFRYGYADNEVNTKDESAIDIDWAVNSKGQKVHLPGIDFIKIYTGVNQENGWLGECSTEISGVEDLHVLGVDIDTRK from the coding sequence ATGGACAGGAAAATTTTAAGACTAGCATTAGTCATTGCAGTTTCTTTGTTTGTAGGAACTGTATTCACAGGATGTAATGATGGAGAAGATGCTTCGGAGCCTTACCTACTGAAAAAGGAAGACATCCGTGTGTCGCAACCGGAGGGTGGCTTTGCGGTTGTTGTTGATCAACTGTTGAAGGTACGGGTTGAAAGTGAGTCGGATGAAGGGATCTCTTATTTATGGTTGCTGGACGGCAGTGAAATTGCCCGGACAAAAGATTTGGAGTATATGTTTGAGGAGGTAGGAGAATACGAACTGATTTTACGTGCGTCACAAGGTGAGAATCATTATGATTATCTTTTTACGGTCACAGTAACTTTTGATAATATCGAACCGGCTCCTGAAGGAGCAACGGCTTATATCACTAAAGTTCTTGATTTTGTTCCGGCCGTGGGACAATTTACTAATGCGTTGCCGGCATATGACGAAGGAGACACACAAGAGGTTATGAACGAAAAAGTATTGGCAGCTATCGGTAACAATAAAAAGGGGATGATTTCTTTAGGAGGGTTCGGAGGATATGTCGTAGTAGGTTTTGACCATACAATAACTAATGTTACCGGAAAACGCGATTTCCGGGTACTTGGCAATGCTTTTTATTCTGCGGCCAATCCGGACTCTGATGCACCGGAGGGAGGAAGTTGTGAGCCGGGAGTGATCATGGTAGCTTATGATAAAAATCAGAATGGTATGCCGGATGAGGACGAATGGTATGAGATTGCCGGTAGTGCTCATGAAGACGCTGCACTGGAATTATGGTATGACAAGGCTGTAGCTGCGGGAAATGATGTGGAGACTTATCGAAACTATGAAATCACTTATTATCGTCCGGAAAAAGAACCGGAAACTTCGGAAGAAAGAGAGAAATATATCCGGTGGGAAGATAACCGGGGAAATTCGGGATATAAAGTGAAAAATACATTTCATAATCAGTGTTATTTTCCGGAATGGATAAAAGAAGATAAGATAACATTTAAAGGGACTTGTTTACCTCAAAATGCTGTTGATGAAAGTGGACAAGGTAATTATTTTGTTTTGTATAAATTCCGTTATGGTTATGCTGATAATGAGGTGAACACTAAAGATGAGTCTGCTATTGATATAGATTGGGCAGTAAATTCAAAAGGTCAGAAGGTACATTTGCCGGGAATTGATTTCATAAAGATATATACCGGTGTCAATCAGGAAAATGGTTGGTTAGGTGAATGTTCCACTGAGATATCAGGGGTTGAGGATTTGCATGTTTTAGGAGTTGATATCGATACCCGCAAATAA
- a CDS encoding YncE family protein: MIVNNILSRVLLGILTGCCLLACRGELPVLPSDEIDVGKDPLGGVSIKGMYLLNEGNMGSNKCTLDFYDSTTGKYHRNIYAERNPSVVKELGDVGNDLQIYGDKLYAVINCSNFIEVMDVETAQHLGQINVTNCRYITFNDGKAYVSSYAGPVGIDPNARPGKVVEVDTTSLAVTREVVVGYQPEEMVIKDGKLYVANSGGYRFPDYDRTVSVIDLKTFQVIKTIDVAINLHRMKLDRYGRIYVSSRGDYYGTGSDVFIIDTQTDRVTGNLGIAASEMCLSGDSIYMTSVEWSYVTESNTITYALYDVKQNKIVSRNFITDGTETEITIPYGIAVNPETKEIFVTDAKSYVVPGYLYCFSPEGKKRWKVRAGDIPAHFAFTTKTFQ; the protein is encoded by the coding sequence ATGATTGTGAATAATATTCTTTCGCGTGTCTTGCTTGGTATATTAACAGGCTGTTGTTTGCTGGCTTGTCGGGGCGAGCTTCCGGTTCTACCTTCTGACGAGATAGATGTTGGCAAGGATCCTTTAGGGGGCGTCAGTATTAAAGGAATGTATCTTCTCAATGAAGGAAATATGGGAAGTAATAAGTGTACGCTTGATTTTTATGACAGCACTACCGGTAAGTATCATCGTAATATTTATGCCGAGCGGAATCCGTCCGTAGTGAAAGAACTGGGGGATGTTGGAAATGATTTGCAGATTTATGGAGATAAGCTGTATGCCGTAATCAATTGCTCGAATTTTATAGAGGTGATGGATGTGGAAACGGCACAACATCTGGGGCAAATAAATGTGACAAATTGCCGGTATATCACTTTTAATGATGGAAAGGCTTATGTAAGTTCTTATGCAGGCCCTGTCGGAATAGATCCCAATGCGCGTCCGGGAAAAGTGGTTGAAGTGGATACGACAAGTTTGGCTGTAACCCGTGAAGTGGTAGTCGGCTATCAACCGGAAGAAATGGTAATAAAAGATGGAAAACTTTATGTTGCCAATTCCGGCGGTTATCGTTTTCCGGACTATGACCGGACGGTATCGGTGATTGACTTGAAGACTTTTCAAGTTATTAAAACAATTGATGTAGCTATAAATCTTCACCGTATGAAACTGGATAGATACGGCCGTATATATGTGAGTTCGAGAGGAGATTATTATGGAACGGGATCGGATGTTTTTATTATAGATACTCAGACAGATCGTGTGACAGGAAATTTGGGAATTGCTGCCAGTGAAATGTGTTTGAGTGGAGATTCGATTTACATGACAAGTGTAGAATGGAGTTATGTGACGGAAAGTAATACTATTACTTACGCCCTCTATGACGTGAAACAAAATAAAATAGTATCCCGCAATTTTATTACTGATGGAACTGAAACAGAAATAACAATTCCGTATGGGATAGCTGTAAATCCCGAGACCAAAGAAATATTTGTAACGGATGCAAAAAGTTATGTTGTACCCGGTTATCTCTACTGTTTCAGTCCTGAAGGAAAGAAAAGATGGAAAGTCAGGGCGGGGGATATACCGGCTCATTTTGCTTTTACAACGAAAACATTTCAATAA
- a CDS encoding TonB-dependent receptor plug domain-containing protein: MFGQIYFRVLGIGCFLSMALLSSAQSKLDSLHHLNEVVVTARINKEVIPVQSLSGDKLEKLAAHSVADAIRYFSGVQIKDYGGIGGLKTVNIRSMGTNHVGVFYDGIELGNAQNGVIDLGRFSLDNMEAVTLYNGQKSAIFQPAKDFGSAGSIYLQSRTPVFREDRAYHVKATFKTGSFGVVNPSLLWEQKLSENVSASLSTEYMYTTGKYKFTYAVDGGYDTTAVRRNGDVNALRAEGGLYGKIKSGYWRTKAYFYNSERGYPGAVVRNRFSHEDRQWDTNFFFQSSFKKDFGDVYSLLLNAKYAYDYLHYLADPQKEEATMYVNNTYRQQEVYLSMANRVTLFPFWDINISADYQWNKLNANLTDFPYPRRNTALVAAATSLHFERFKLQASVLGTFVNENVASDTTSAGNKMEFTPTVITSYKPFKNIDLSLRAFYKRIFRMPTLNDLYYTFIGNIKLKPEYTNQYNVGFTYQKLSSGTWLQALNVQLDAYYNEVENKIIATPTNNFFRWTMINMGLVKIKGVDVVLQGLWKFGNDWVFDSRLSYTYQKAQDFTDKSDKDTYGGQISYIPWHSGSAILNAGYKSWELNYSFIYTGERYDVSANTPENYRLPWYTSDFSLAKKFSWRKYDFKLTLEVNNIFNQQYEVVRSYPMPGTNFKFILNLTI; this comes from the coding sequence ATGTTCGGGCAGATTTATTTTAGGGTATTGGGGATAGGATGCTTTTTGAGTATGGCTTTATTGTCGTCAGCACAAAGCAAACTGGACAGTTTGCATCATCTTAATGAAGTAGTGGTTACTGCCAGAATTAATAAGGAGGTAATTCCGGTGCAATCTTTATCAGGGGATAAGTTGGAGAAACTGGCTGCACATTCGGTAGCGGACGCTATACGTTATTTTTCCGGAGTACAAATAAAAGATTATGGTGGAATAGGCGGGTTGAAGACCGTTAATATCCGAAGTATGGGAACGAATCATGTGGGAGTGTTTTATGACGGTATTGAACTGGGTAATGCGCAGAATGGAGTGATTGATTTGGGACGTTTCTCTTTGGATAATATGGAAGCTGTCACTTTATATAATGGTCAGAAAAGTGCCATTTTCCAACCGGCGAAAGATTTTGGTTCTGCAGGTTCTATTTATCTCCAGTCGAGAACACCCGTTTTTCGGGAGGATAGGGCTTATCATGTGAAAGCGACTTTTAAGACGGGCTCTTTCGGAGTTGTCAATCCTTCTTTGCTTTGGGAACAGAAACTGAGTGAGAATGTGAGTGCGTCACTTAGTACTGAATATATGTATACAACCGGAAAGTATAAATTTACTTATGCGGTGGATGGAGGATATGATACTACGGCAGTACGCCGTAATGGGGATGTCAATGCATTGCGTGCTGAGGGCGGCTTATATGGCAAGATCAAAAGTGGTTACTGGCGTACGAAAGCTTATTTTTATAATTCAGAACGTGGATATCCCGGTGCTGTTGTGCGGAATCGTTTCTCACATGAGGATCGCCAATGGGATACAAATTTCTTTTTCCAATCTTCTTTCAAAAAAGATTTCGGTGATGTGTACAGTCTGTTGTTGAATGCCAAATACGCGTATGATTATCTGCATTATCTGGCAGATCCCCAAAAGGAGGAGGCTACCATGTATGTAAATAATACATATCGCCAACAGGAAGTTTACTTGTCAATGGCTAACAGGGTTACTCTTTTTCCTTTTTGGGATATAAATATTTCAGCGGACTACCAATGGAATAAGCTGAACGCTAATTTGACAGATTTTCCTTATCCCCGGAGAAATACGGCGCTGGTAGCGGCAGCTACCTCTTTACATTTTGAGCGTTTTAAGTTGCAGGCCAGTGTCTTGGGAACTTTTGTAAATGAGAACGTTGCTTCAGATACTACTTCGGCCGGGAATAAAATGGAATTTACTCCTACCGTTATCACTTCCTATAAACCTTTCAAGAATATTGATTTAAGTCTGCGTGCTTTTTACAAACGGATATTTCGTATGCCGACTTTGAACGATTTGTATTATACATTTATAGGGAATATAAAGCTGAAACCTGAGTATACTAATCAGTATAACGTAGGATTCACTTATCAGAAATTATCTTCCGGAACCTGGCTGCAAGCACTGAATGTGCAATTGGATGCGTATTATAATGAGGTGGAAAATAAAATAATAGCTACTCCTACCAATAATTTCTTTCGTTGGACAATGATTAATATGGGACTTGTTAAAATAAAAGGAGTGGATGTCGTTTTGCAAGGACTTTGGAAGTTTGGTAACGATTGGGTATTTGACAGCCGGTTATCATATACGTATCAGAAAGCACAGGATTTTACTGATAAGTCGGATAAAGATACGTATGGGGGACAAATATCGTATATTCCCTGGCATAGTGGCTCGGCTATATTAAATGCCGGATATAAATCATGGGAATTGAATTATAGCTTTATATATACGGGAGAGCGCTATGACGTTTCGGCCAATACTCCGGAGAATTATCGTCTTCCTTGGTATACAAGTGATTTTTCTTTGGCAAAGAAATTCAGTTGGAGAAAGTATGATTTCAAGTTGACCTTGGAAGTAAACAATATTTTTAATCAACAATATGAGGTGGTGAGGTCTTATCCGATGCCCGGAACTAACTTTAAATTCATTTTAAACTTAACGATATGA
- a CDS encoding ABC transporter substrate-binding protein yields the protein MKSPAPTITLLCLLFLASCITRNKTSLEAFNQDVYTPEYASGFKILGAENAASTLIQITNPWQGANDVTMSYFVTRNGEQAPAGFNGPVIPAGAKQIVCMSSSYVAMLDELGEVNRIVGVSGIDYIANPYILAHKDSIKDMGPEMNYELLIGLKPDVVLLYGIGDAQTAVTDKLKELSIPYLYMGEYLEESPLGKAEWMIVLSELTDKREKGIEIFREIPQRYYALKALTDSVSQRPTVMFNTPWNDSWVMPSTQSYMARLIADAGAEYIYKENSSNSSTPIGLETAYGLIQKADYWINVGSATTLEELKAVNPKFADAKAVNEKTVYNNNLRLTPTGGNDYWESAVVRPDVVLRDLIHIFHPELVSDSLYYYRRLE from the coding sequence GTGAAATCTCCTGCTCCGACTATCACGTTACTTTGCCTGCTCTTTTTGGCAAGCTGTATCACCCGTAATAAGACATCTCTGGAAGCATTCAACCAAGATGTATATACCCCTGAATACGCTTCGGGATTTAAAATCCTGGGTGCTGAGAACGCTGCCAGTACGCTTATACAGATTACCAACCCGTGGCAAGGCGCCAACGACGTAACAATGTCTTATTTTGTTACACGCAACGGCGAGCAAGCGCCTGCCGGATTCAACGGTCCCGTCATCCCTGCCGGAGCCAAACAGATTGTATGCATGTCTTCTTCCTATGTTGCCATGCTCGATGAACTGGGAGAAGTCAACCGGATTGTCGGAGTTTCGGGCATTGATTATATCGCCAATCCCTACATCCTTGCCCACAAAGATTCAATCAAGGATATGGGTCCTGAAATGAACTACGAACTGCTGATTGGATTAAAGCCCGACGTAGTCTTGCTCTATGGCATAGGTGACGCCCAAACCGCTGTAACGGACAAACTGAAAGAACTTTCCATACCTTATCTATATATGGGGGAATATCTGGAAGAATCACCGCTCGGCAAAGCCGAATGGATGATTGTCCTTTCCGAACTGACAGACAAACGGGAAAAGGGAATAGAAATATTCCGGGAAATTCCCCAACGTTATTACGCACTGAAAGCCCTCACGGATTCCGTCAGCCAGCGTCCTACCGTTATGTTCAACACTCCATGGAACGACAGTTGGGTAATGCCTTCCACCCAAAGTTATATGGCACGACTGATTGCCGATGCAGGCGCAGAGTACATTTATAAAGAAAACAGTTCCAACAGTTCAACCCCAATCGGACTGGAAACAGCCTATGGCCTGATACAAAAAGCCGATTACTGGATTAATGTCGGTTCGGCAACTACACTTGAGGAGCTGAAAGCTGTCAACCCTAAATTCGCAGACGCAAAAGCCGTGAACGAAAAGACTGTTTATAACAACAACTTACGGTTGACGCCGACAGGCGGAAACGATTATTGGGAATCGGCAGTTGTCCGTCCCGATGTTGTGTTACGCGACTTGATTCATATTTTTCATCCGGAGCTTGTATCCGATTCACTTTATTATTACAGGCGTCTGGAATGA
- a CDS encoding FecCD family ABC transporter permease: protein MKQPRKHTALLFIALGIIALLLLVIDMATGDTYIPVSKVWAVLTGGECDEMTRNILLSIRFIRVIVAALIGVALSVSGLQMQTVFQNPLADPYLLGVSSGAGLGVALFILGAPLLGWSEFPLLQSLGIVGSGWIGTAVILLGVAVISRKVKNILGVLIMGVMIGYVAGAIIQILQYLSSAEQLKMFTLWSMGSLGHITTTQLGIMTPMLCLGLLISIVCIKPLNLLLLGENYARTMGMNIKRSRTLIFISTALLTGTVTAFCGPVGFIGLAVPHVTRLLFNNADHRILVPATMLTGLISMLLCDIIAKKFLLPVNCITALLGVPVILWVIAKNLHGFK from the coding sequence ATGAAACAACCCCGCAAACATACTGCACTTTTATTTATCGCGCTAGGCATAATCGCCCTGCTATTGCTAGTCATAGATATGGCAACCGGAGACACGTATATCCCTGTCTCCAAGGTATGGGCTGTGCTCACCGGAGGCGAATGTGATGAAATGACACGTAACATTCTTCTTTCTATCCGGTTCATACGGGTAATAGTGGCGGCACTGATAGGCGTGGCACTCTCCGTAAGCGGTTTGCAGATGCAGACAGTTTTCCAAAACCCATTGGCGGATCCCTATTTGCTGGGAGTAAGTTCCGGTGCAGGATTAGGGGTTGCCTTGTTTATACTGGGAGCTCCACTGCTCGGCTGGTCTGAATTTCCACTGCTCCAGTCATTGGGCATCGTCGGTTCCGGTTGGATAGGAACGGCTGTCATTTTACTGGGAGTAGCTGTCATCAGCCGGAAAGTAAAAAATATCCTCGGTGTATTGATTATGGGAGTCATGATAGGTTATGTGGCAGGCGCCATTATCCAGATACTGCAATATCTGAGTTCTGCCGAACAATTAAAAATGTTCACGCTCTGGTCAATGGGTTCTCTCGGGCACATCACCACCACCCAACTGGGAATCATGACACCTATGTTATGCCTGGGACTGCTCATTTCCATAGTCTGCATCAAACCTTTGAACCTGTTGCTTCTTGGAGAAAACTATGCACGGACAATGGGAATGAATATCAAGCGTTCACGTACACTCATCTTCATCTCCACCGCGCTGCTGACAGGAACGGTGACCGCATTCTGCGGCCCGGTAGGTTTTATCGGGCTGGCAGTACCGCACGTCACACGGTTGCTGTTCAACAACGCCGACCACCGGATACTTGTCCCCGCCACTATGCTGACGGGACTTATCAGCATGCTTCTTTGCGACATCATCGCCAAGAAATTCCTGCTTCCGGTGAACTGTATCACCGCCTTGCTCGGTGTTCCGGTCATTTTATGGGTAATAGCTAAAAACTTGCATGGATTCAAATGA